The Spirochaetota bacterium DNA segment GGGCCAGATAAAGGACAAGATACTCGACGTCGACTCGCATATAACCGTATCGGGCTATTCGGGCGACGGCGGCGAGGGAATATCCGATTACGCCGCAATCACCGGGAAAATCAGGGCGATAAAGGGCGTCCGTTCGGCAAGCCCCTACCTGCAGGGCCAGGGCCTCTTCCGCTTCCGCACGGCGATAACCCCTGTCCTGATTCGCGGTATCGGTTCGACGGCGGGCATTCCCGAGGACACGGTGAAATTCATTACCGAGGGGCCGAAGTCCTATCAGCGCGACAACGATATTTACATCGGATCGGAGATGGCGTTCAACCTCGGCATACGCCGGGGCGACACGGTGGAGCTCATCGTCCCCCGCGGCCGGCTGACGGCGACCACCGGGGTGACCCCGGGGATGGGCTCGTTCCGCGTGGCCGGCTTTTTCAAAACGGGCTATTACGATTTCGACACCCGGCTCATCATGATGTCGCTTCCGGCGTCACAACGCCTTTACAGCCTCGGCAACATCGTATGGGGCATCGGCGTGAAGATCGACGACATCTACCGCATGGATTACATGTCCTCGCGCATACAATCGACGATCGGCTTCAGCTACCAGACGCTCACCGCCGAGCAGCGCAACCAGAACCTCTTCTACGCGCTCAGGCTCGAGAAGCTCATCATGACCATCATCCTGTTCCTTGTCATCATCTCGGCGGGTTTCTCCATCATGGGGACGCTGGTGATGGTGGTGATGGAGAAGCGCCGCGATATCGGCATACTCAAGTCGATGGGCGCCAC contains these protein-coding regions:
- a CDS encoding ABC transporter permease, with the protein product MRPYELFVGLRYLKAKKSQGFISFNTLLSIVIVFLGVFILIVVISVMTGFQGQIKDKILDVDSHITVSGYSGDGGEGISDYAAITGKIRAIKGVRSASPYLQGQGLFRFRTAITPVLIRGIGSTAGIPEDTVKFITEGPKSYQRDNDIYIGSEMAFNLGIRRGDTVELIVPRGRLTATTGVTPGMGSFRVAGFFKTGYYDFDTRLIMMSLPASQRLYSLGNIVWGIGVKIDDIYRMDYMSSRIQSTIGFSYQTLTAEQRNQNLFYALRLEKLIMTIILFLVIISAGFSIMGTLVMVVMEKRRDIGILKSMGATPISIMVIFVLEGFFIGVIGTVAGVVGGLWAALNLEVIIRGIETAINGVMGYIYTVFDLGFYFNITLVPKSVYYIDTIPTEIKPEFVVLIAAFAVFLSTVAAIFPSWHASRLQPVETIRYE